A single region of the Ahaetulla prasina isolate Xishuangbanna chromosome 13, ASM2864084v1, whole genome shotgun sequence genome encodes:
- the UACA gene encoding uveal autoantigen with coiled-coil domains and ankyrin repeats isoform X1 has translation MKSLKSRLRKPEASPAGSGLAGLTADWNKYDDRLMKAAERGDLEKILSVLAKKGVNPTKLDLEGRSAFHVVASKGNLDCLNALLVHGIDIVATDIAGRTALHLAAKYGHALCLQKLLQYNCSTENVDLQGRTALHDAAMSDCTSSVQLLCDHGALVNAKDADGRTPLVLATQMCRPTICQFLLDRGAEVNARDNQNRTALMLGCEYGCKDAVEVLLKNGADVTLVDALGHDGFYYARIGDSAEILSLIKAAFEESSKAGYEVMKKGQQLLKVPSMLPKWTQPNILDEVSNKPFLKEHQNVQELERENEDLKGRLREIQQEQRILLDRINGLQLQLNEEQMVADDLETEKDELRRLLATKEKQQEESLRMLEALKSKLRFHEGDHAGSGSNLNNRKENVLMMDPGYSAGSQQTLTLAPANLQSRSMVRPLELLSPTQCGTSETDTLKRELSSIKSCYEAARGDLSRLQAELSHKTAECKALVSECERIKQESDQQIKQLEDALKDVQKRMFDSEGKVKQMQTHFLALKDHLTNEAAAGSPKVAEELKEQLKDMKAKYEGASAEVGKLRNQLKQNELLVEEFRRDEARLVEENKKLQKGLGMLKVEREKRERTFSEAEEQLKEAAVKLANKFEKMKSSLSNEIDEKDWKVAELEKEREKLCIEVQHLRTELEKQKVQFAHYVKPEEHKHVRSRYEQRARELEKGHLELKQKNQALQKAVERAQMDHSLLKQQMETLRGEMKTQYVPLKITEDTRKVVGELNKKVTETTEKYHRYKGETEKLLAEKLCLQEKVSKLQTVYIPPEKHEKEIGILKSTLADLQKQLSELSKRYEKEEAKVSELVTKNAALQDVMKEQYVSLETHEEAKTALNIMLERTGEELSDLKEKMEEVKQEYLKVNEENGELKQKLRGLQSRMQAEYLSTKDHDSKVAALNKNIQDLQRNNSAVLAKYQEKQEEVAQLHAEIEAQKKEIDLIQECIKSKYAPLASLDEKKRDFEATVMKLKSQLLEQGEQLRIKEEEIQKHMEEIKKLTAGILTVQTDLQQNYILAEKYHEMEGMLASKVDGLNKELRELQQKFAEVTGEKEGLQEESARQRSEVLLLQSRLQGQYVPLEQVEALERKLNCTIEDLKAELYSQATRNQQELQRAQELQQELVHLQDTSMPLAEHSQIKERLEKEIAILQSGLREKEEENQTKKEEVSQLQSELQSTKQALNKLEKREVVEASEHKRMRSRLEGQVSSMAEKLAELTKKMEKLQHDSLKANAEDPSLKDEKELLQPRNVNIEQEIKDQKERCDKSLSTIVELQKRIQESAKQVEAKDNKITELLNDVERLKQALNGLSQLTHNIPAKRQNPQMEVLRNQVKTLQQQLADAERQHQEVISIYRTHLLSAVQGHMDEDVQAALLQIIRMRQGLIC, from the exons GC ATTCCATGTTGTAGCCTCAAAGGGTAACCTCGATTGTCTGAATGCTCTCCTTGTTCATGGAATTGACATTGTCGCCACTGATATAGCAG GAAGGACTGCTCTACATTTAGCAGCAAAATATGGACATGCACTCTGTCTGCAAAAACTGTTGCAG TACAACTGCTCAACAGAAAATGTGGATTTGCAAGGACGGACTGCTCTTCATGATGCAG CAATGTCGGATTGTACATCCAGCGTACAGTTGCTATGTGACCATGGAGCCTTGGTGAATGCCAAAGATGCT GATGGAAGGACAccattggtgctggccactcagatgTGCCGTCCAACTATATGCCAGTTTCTGCTAGATAGAGGTGCTGAAGTTAATGCAAGAGATAATCAAAATCG GACCGCTCTGATGTTGGGCTGTGAATACGGCTGTAAGGATGCTGTAGAAGTTTTGCTCAAAAATGGAGCTGATGTTACTTTGGTTGATGCGCTAGGCCATGACGGTTTTTATTATGCACGAATTGGAGACAGTGCTGAAATCCTGTCTCTAATAAAGGCTGCCTTTGAAGAATCCAGCAAAG CAGGTTACGAGGTAATGAAGAAAGGGCAGCAACTATTGAAG GTGCCCAGCATGCTACCCAAATGGACTCAACCTAATATCTTGGATGAAGTGAGCAATAAACCATTTCTGAAGGAGCACCAGAATGTACAG GAATTAGAAAGAGAAAACGAAGACTTAAAAGGAAGACTGAGGGAAATCCAACAGGAACAACGAATCTTACTAGACAGAATAAATGGATTGCAGTTGCAGCTGAATGAG GAGCAAATGGTTGCTGATGATCTTGAAACTGAG AAAGATGAGCTGAGGAGGCTTCTGGCCACAAAGGAAAAGCAACAAGAAGAGAGTCTGCGAATGCTTGAAGCTCTGAAGTCAAAACTCAGGTTCCATGAG GGTGACCATGCCGGATCTGGAAGCAACCTTAATAACA GGAAAGAAAATGTACTAATGATGGACCCAGGCTATTCTGCAGGATCCCAG caAACCCTTACTTTGGCGCCTGCTAATCTCCAGAGCCGATCAATGGTGAGGCCTTTGGAGCTCTTAAGCCCAACACAATGTGGCACCTCAGAGACTGATACTCTCAAGCGAGAGCTCAGCAGCATCAAGAGCTGTTATGAGGCAGCAAGAGGTGACCTCAGCAGGCTTCAGGCAGAGCTGTCCCACAAGACTGCAGAATGCAAAGCCTTGGTCTCCGAGTGTGAAAGAATTAAGCAAGAGTCGGATCAGCAGATAAAACAACTGGAAGATGCTTTAAAAGATGTGCAGAAGAGAATGTTTGATTCAGAAGGGAAAGTGAAGCAGATGCAGACTCACTTTCTTGCCTTGAAGGATCACCTGACAAATGAAGCTGCTGCAGGTAGCCCTAAGGTGGCTGAGGAGCTGAAGGAGCAGCTGAAAGACATGAAGGCTAAGTATGAGGGAGCTTCAGCTGAAGTGGGCAAGTTGAGGAATCAGTTGAAGCAGAATGAGCTATTAGTGGAAGAATTCAGACGAGACGAAGCAAGGCTGGTGGAGGAAAACAAAAAGTTGCAGAAAGGACTTGGCATGTTGAAAGTGGAACGTGAAAAAAGGGAGAGGACTTTttctgaggcagaagaacagctgaagGAAGCTGCAGTGAAGTTGGCTAACAAATTTGAAAAGATGAAGAGTTCTCTGTCCAATGAAATTGATGAGAAGGACTGGAAGGTAGCAGAGTTGGAGAAAGAGCGTGAAAAGCTGTGCATAGAAGTTCAGCATCTAAGGACGGAGCTTGAGAAGCAGAAAGTTCAGTTTGCTCACTATGTGAAGCCAGAGGAACATAAGCATGTCAGAAGCAGATATGAGCAAAGGGCCCGTGAGCTGGAGAAGGGGCATTTGGAACTGAAACAGAAAAACCAAGCCTTGCAGAAGGCAGTAGAAAGGGCTCAGATGGACCATAGCCTCTTAAAGCAGCAGATGGAgactctcaggggtgaaatgaagACCCAATATGTTCCTTTGAAGATCACTGAAGACACAAGGAAAGTGGTAGGAGAGCTGAACAAGAAGGTGACGGAAACCACTGAAAAATATCACCGGTATAAAGGAGAAACAGAGAAACTACTAGCAGAGAAGCTGTGCCTGCAGGAGAAGGTCAGTAAGCTTCAGACAGTTTACATTCCTCCTGAAAAGCATGAGAAGGAAATAGGAATCTTAAAATCTACCTTGGCAGACTTGCAAAAGCAGCTTAGTGAACTTAGCAAAAGATATGAAAAAGAGGAGGCCAAAGTTTCTGAATTGGTAACTAAAAATGCAGCTCTCCAAGATGTCATGAAGGAGCAGTATGTCTCTTTAGAAACTCACGAAGAGGCAAAAACTGCCTTGAACATCATGCTGGAAAGAACAGGTGAAGAATTGTCAGACCTGAAAGAGAAGATGGAAGAGGTGAAGCAGGAATATTTGAAAGTAAATGAGGAGAACGGTGAACTGAAGCAGAAGTTGAGGGGGCTGCAAAGTCGAATGCAGGCTGAATATCTCAGTACGAAAGACCACGACAGTAAAGTTGCTGCTCTGAATAAAAATATTCAGGACCTTCAGAGAAACAACTCTGCAGTGCTGGCAAAGTACCAAGAAAAGCAAGAAGAAGTGGCCCAATTGCATGCAGAAATTGAAGCCCAGAAGAAAGAGATTGACTTGATTCAAGAATGCATCAAGTCCAAATATGCTCCCCTTGCCAGTCTGGATGAAAAGAAGCGGGACTTTGAGGCAACTGTGATGAAGCTGAAAAGCCAGCTCCTGGAGCAGGGGGAACAGCTCAGAATCAAAGAGGAAGAAATCCAGAAACAcatggaggaaattaaaaagttaaCAGCTGGGATCCTGACTGTCCAAACTGATCTGCAACAAAACTATATCCTTGCAGAGAAGTATCACGAAATGGAGGGAATGTTGGCGAGCAAGGTGGATGGCCTGAACAAGGAGTTAAGGGAGCTGCAGCAAAAGTTTGCGGAGGTCACGGGAGAGAAGGAGGGGCTTCAGGAGGAGAGTGCCAGGCAGCGCTCAGAGGTGCTCCTCCTGCAGAGCCGCTTGCAGGGCCAGTATGTTCCTCTGGAGCAGGTGGAGGCCCTGGAGAGGAAGCTCAACTGCACTATTGAGGACCTGAAAGCAGAACTCTATAGCCAGGCGACCAGAAACCAGCAAGAACTGCAGAGAGCTCAAGAGCTGCAGCAGGAACTGGTCCATCTACAGGACACCTCGATGCCTCTGGCAGAACACTCCCAAATCAAAGAAAGGCTAGAGAAGGAAATAGCAATTCTCCAGTCCGGattgagagagaaggaggaagaaaaccaaaccaaaaaagaaGAGGTCTCCCAGCTGCAGTCTGAACTTCAGAGCACGAAGCAAGCACTAAACAAGCTGGAGAAGAGAGAGGTGGTGGAGGCATCGGAGCACAAGAGGATGAGAAGCAGGCTGGAAGGCCAGGTGAGCAGCATGGCTGAGAAACTGGCTGAGCTGACTAAAAAGATGGAGAAGCTGCAGCACGATTCGCTGAAGGCAAATGCAGAGGACCCATCCTTGAAGGATGAGAAGGAGCTGCTTCAGCCAAGAAATGTCAACATTGAGCAGGAAATCAAAGACCAGAAAGAGCGGTGTGACAAGTCTCTGAGCACTATTGTGGAGTTACAGAAAAGGATCCAGGAGTCTGCCAAGCAGGTGGAGGCCAAAGATAACAAG ATAACGGAGCTTCTCAATGATGTGGAACGGCTCAAACAGGCTCTTAATGGCCTCTCACAGCTTACCCACAACATTCCTGCAAAAAGGCAAAATCCACAGATGGAAGTGCTCCGGAACCAGGTGAAGACTCTGCAGCAGCAGCT
- the UACA gene encoding uveal autoantigen with coiled-coil domains and ankyrin repeats isoform X3 yields MKSLKSRLRKPEASPAGSGLAGLTADWNKYDDRLMKAAERGDLEKILSVLAKKGVNPTKLDLEGRSAFHVVASKGNLDCLNALLVHGIDIVATDIAGRTALHLAAKYGHALCLQKLLQYNCSTENVDLQGRTALHDAAMSDCTSSVQLLCDHGALVNAKDADGRTPLVLATQMCRPTICQFLLDRGAEVNARDNQNRTALMLGCEYGCKDAVEVLLKNGADVTLVDALGHDGFYYARIGDSAEILSLIKAAFEESSKAGYEVMKKGQQLLKVPSMLPKWTQPNILDEVSNKPFLKEHQNVQELERENEDLKGRLREIQQEQRILLDRINGLQLQLNEEQMVADDLETEKDELRRLLATKEKQQEESLRMLEALKSKLRFHEGDHAGSGSNLNNRKENVLMMDPGYSAGSQQTLTLAPANLQSRSMVRPLELLSPTQCGTSETDTLKRELSSIKSCYEAARGDLSRLQAELSHKTAECKALVSECERIKQESDQQIKQLEDALKDVQKRMFDSEGKVKQMQTHFLALKDHLTNEAAAGSPKVAEELKEQLKDMKAKYEGASAEVGKLRNQLKQNELLVEEFRRDEARLVEENKKLQKGLGMLKVEREKRERTFSEAEEQLKEAAVKLANKFEKMKSSLSNEIDEKDWKVAELEKEREKLCIEVQHLRTELEKQKVQFAHYVKPEEHKHVRSRYEQRARELEKGHLELKQKNQALQKAVERAQMDHSLLKQQMETLRGEMKTQYVPLKITEDTRKVVGELNKKVTETTEKYHRYKGETEKLLAEKLCLQEKVSKLQTVYIPPEKHEKEIGILKSTLADLQKQLSELSKRYEKEEAKVSELVTKNAALQDVMKEQYVSLETHEEAKTALNIMLERTGEELSDLKEKMEEVKQEYLKVNEENGELKQKLRGLQSRMQAEYLSTKDHDSKVAALNKNIQDLQRNNSAVLAKYQEKQEEVAQLHAEIEAQKKEIDLIQECIKSKYAPLASLDEKKRDFEATVMKLKSQLLEQGEQLRIKEEEIQKHMEEIKKLTAGILTVQTDLQQNYILAEKYHEMEGMLASKVDGLNKELRELQQKFAEVTGEKEGLQEESARQRSEVLLLQSRLQGQYVPLEQVEALERKLNCTIEDLKAELYSQATRNQQELQRAQELQQELVHLQDTSMPLAEHSQIKERLEKEIAILQSGLREKEEENQTKKEEVSQLQSELQSTKQALNKLEKREVVEASEHKRMRSRLEGQVSSMAEKLAELTKKMEKLQHDSLKANAEDPSLKDEKELLQPRNVNIEQEIKDQKERCDKSLSTIVELQKRIQESAKQVEAKDNKITELLNDVERLKQALNGLSQLTHNIPAKRQNPQMEVLRNQDAERQHQEVISIYRTHLLSAVQGHMDEDVQAALLQIIRMRQGLIC; encoded by the exons GC ATTCCATGTTGTAGCCTCAAAGGGTAACCTCGATTGTCTGAATGCTCTCCTTGTTCATGGAATTGACATTGTCGCCACTGATATAGCAG GAAGGACTGCTCTACATTTAGCAGCAAAATATGGACATGCACTCTGTCTGCAAAAACTGTTGCAG TACAACTGCTCAACAGAAAATGTGGATTTGCAAGGACGGACTGCTCTTCATGATGCAG CAATGTCGGATTGTACATCCAGCGTACAGTTGCTATGTGACCATGGAGCCTTGGTGAATGCCAAAGATGCT GATGGAAGGACAccattggtgctggccactcagatgTGCCGTCCAACTATATGCCAGTTTCTGCTAGATAGAGGTGCTGAAGTTAATGCAAGAGATAATCAAAATCG GACCGCTCTGATGTTGGGCTGTGAATACGGCTGTAAGGATGCTGTAGAAGTTTTGCTCAAAAATGGAGCTGATGTTACTTTGGTTGATGCGCTAGGCCATGACGGTTTTTATTATGCACGAATTGGAGACAGTGCTGAAATCCTGTCTCTAATAAAGGCTGCCTTTGAAGAATCCAGCAAAG CAGGTTACGAGGTAATGAAGAAAGGGCAGCAACTATTGAAG GTGCCCAGCATGCTACCCAAATGGACTCAACCTAATATCTTGGATGAAGTGAGCAATAAACCATTTCTGAAGGAGCACCAGAATGTACAG GAATTAGAAAGAGAAAACGAAGACTTAAAAGGAAGACTGAGGGAAATCCAACAGGAACAACGAATCTTACTAGACAGAATAAATGGATTGCAGTTGCAGCTGAATGAG GAGCAAATGGTTGCTGATGATCTTGAAACTGAG AAAGATGAGCTGAGGAGGCTTCTGGCCACAAAGGAAAAGCAACAAGAAGAGAGTCTGCGAATGCTTGAAGCTCTGAAGTCAAAACTCAGGTTCCATGAG GGTGACCATGCCGGATCTGGAAGCAACCTTAATAACA GGAAAGAAAATGTACTAATGATGGACCCAGGCTATTCTGCAGGATCCCAG caAACCCTTACTTTGGCGCCTGCTAATCTCCAGAGCCGATCAATGGTGAGGCCTTTGGAGCTCTTAAGCCCAACACAATGTGGCACCTCAGAGACTGATACTCTCAAGCGAGAGCTCAGCAGCATCAAGAGCTGTTATGAGGCAGCAAGAGGTGACCTCAGCAGGCTTCAGGCAGAGCTGTCCCACAAGACTGCAGAATGCAAAGCCTTGGTCTCCGAGTGTGAAAGAATTAAGCAAGAGTCGGATCAGCAGATAAAACAACTGGAAGATGCTTTAAAAGATGTGCAGAAGAGAATGTTTGATTCAGAAGGGAAAGTGAAGCAGATGCAGACTCACTTTCTTGCCTTGAAGGATCACCTGACAAATGAAGCTGCTGCAGGTAGCCCTAAGGTGGCTGAGGAGCTGAAGGAGCAGCTGAAAGACATGAAGGCTAAGTATGAGGGAGCTTCAGCTGAAGTGGGCAAGTTGAGGAATCAGTTGAAGCAGAATGAGCTATTAGTGGAAGAATTCAGACGAGACGAAGCAAGGCTGGTGGAGGAAAACAAAAAGTTGCAGAAAGGACTTGGCATGTTGAAAGTGGAACGTGAAAAAAGGGAGAGGACTTTttctgaggcagaagaacagctgaagGAAGCTGCAGTGAAGTTGGCTAACAAATTTGAAAAGATGAAGAGTTCTCTGTCCAATGAAATTGATGAGAAGGACTGGAAGGTAGCAGAGTTGGAGAAAGAGCGTGAAAAGCTGTGCATAGAAGTTCAGCATCTAAGGACGGAGCTTGAGAAGCAGAAAGTTCAGTTTGCTCACTATGTGAAGCCAGAGGAACATAAGCATGTCAGAAGCAGATATGAGCAAAGGGCCCGTGAGCTGGAGAAGGGGCATTTGGAACTGAAACAGAAAAACCAAGCCTTGCAGAAGGCAGTAGAAAGGGCTCAGATGGACCATAGCCTCTTAAAGCAGCAGATGGAgactctcaggggtgaaatgaagACCCAATATGTTCCTTTGAAGATCACTGAAGACACAAGGAAAGTGGTAGGAGAGCTGAACAAGAAGGTGACGGAAACCACTGAAAAATATCACCGGTATAAAGGAGAAACAGAGAAACTACTAGCAGAGAAGCTGTGCCTGCAGGAGAAGGTCAGTAAGCTTCAGACAGTTTACATTCCTCCTGAAAAGCATGAGAAGGAAATAGGAATCTTAAAATCTACCTTGGCAGACTTGCAAAAGCAGCTTAGTGAACTTAGCAAAAGATATGAAAAAGAGGAGGCCAAAGTTTCTGAATTGGTAACTAAAAATGCAGCTCTCCAAGATGTCATGAAGGAGCAGTATGTCTCTTTAGAAACTCACGAAGAGGCAAAAACTGCCTTGAACATCATGCTGGAAAGAACAGGTGAAGAATTGTCAGACCTGAAAGAGAAGATGGAAGAGGTGAAGCAGGAATATTTGAAAGTAAATGAGGAGAACGGTGAACTGAAGCAGAAGTTGAGGGGGCTGCAAAGTCGAATGCAGGCTGAATATCTCAGTACGAAAGACCACGACAGTAAAGTTGCTGCTCTGAATAAAAATATTCAGGACCTTCAGAGAAACAACTCTGCAGTGCTGGCAAAGTACCAAGAAAAGCAAGAAGAAGTGGCCCAATTGCATGCAGAAATTGAAGCCCAGAAGAAAGAGATTGACTTGATTCAAGAATGCATCAAGTCCAAATATGCTCCCCTTGCCAGTCTGGATGAAAAGAAGCGGGACTTTGAGGCAACTGTGATGAAGCTGAAAAGCCAGCTCCTGGAGCAGGGGGAACAGCTCAGAATCAAAGAGGAAGAAATCCAGAAACAcatggaggaaattaaaaagttaaCAGCTGGGATCCTGACTGTCCAAACTGATCTGCAACAAAACTATATCCTTGCAGAGAAGTATCACGAAATGGAGGGAATGTTGGCGAGCAAGGTGGATGGCCTGAACAAGGAGTTAAGGGAGCTGCAGCAAAAGTTTGCGGAGGTCACGGGAGAGAAGGAGGGGCTTCAGGAGGAGAGTGCCAGGCAGCGCTCAGAGGTGCTCCTCCTGCAGAGCCGCTTGCAGGGCCAGTATGTTCCTCTGGAGCAGGTGGAGGCCCTGGAGAGGAAGCTCAACTGCACTATTGAGGACCTGAAAGCAGAACTCTATAGCCAGGCGACCAGAAACCAGCAAGAACTGCAGAGAGCTCAAGAGCTGCAGCAGGAACTGGTCCATCTACAGGACACCTCGATGCCTCTGGCAGAACACTCCCAAATCAAAGAAAGGCTAGAGAAGGAAATAGCAATTCTCCAGTCCGGattgagagagaaggaggaagaaaaccaaaccaaaaaagaaGAGGTCTCCCAGCTGCAGTCTGAACTTCAGAGCACGAAGCAAGCACTAAACAAGCTGGAGAAGAGAGAGGTGGTGGAGGCATCGGAGCACAAGAGGATGAGAAGCAGGCTGGAAGGCCAGGTGAGCAGCATGGCTGAGAAACTGGCTGAGCTGACTAAAAAGATGGAGAAGCTGCAGCACGATTCGCTGAAGGCAAATGCAGAGGACCCATCCTTGAAGGATGAGAAGGAGCTGCTTCAGCCAAGAAATGTCAACATTGAGCAGGAAATCAAAGACCAGAAAGAGCGGTGTGACAAGTCTCTGAGCACTATTGTGGAGTTACAGAAAAGGATCCAGGAGTCTGCCAAGCAGGTGGAGGCCAAAGATAACAAG ATAACGGAGCTTCTCAATGATGTGGAACGGCTCAAACAGGCTCTTAATGGCCTCTCACAGCTTACCCACAACATTCCTGCAAAAAGGCAAAATCCACAGATGGAAGTGCTCCGGAACCAG